CTGCTCGGCCTTGGCGTCATCGCCTTGAGCCGTGGCCACGTCCCCCAGGTTCAGCACGTTGAGGAGCGCCGCATGGCGAGCGCCGATTTCCCGCAGGATGGATAGGCTTTCCTCGTAGCGTTGGATGGCCAGCGGATAGTTGCCTTGCTTCTCGGCAACCAGCCCCAGATTACCCAGGAATTTGCCAATAGCATCCCGGTTGCCCAGCTCCCGTCCTATGGTCAGAGCCTCCTCAAAACAGCGCGTAGCCTCCGTGTAACTCCCTTGATAAAGGGCTACCAACCCCAGGGTGTTCAGGCTGCCGGCGACCCCATAACGGTCACCCAGTTCCTGGGACATCGCCAGGCTCTCCTCAAAGCGCCGAGCAGCCAACGGGTAGTCCCCTTGGTAAAAAGCCACGATCCCCAGCCGATAGCCCGCCTTGGCGTTAGCGAGTTTGTCTCCCACTTGCGTGGCTAGCTCGAGGGCCTGTTCGCCCAATTGTTCGGCCTGGACATACTCGCCTTTGCGCACGGCAATCCAGCTCAACTCGGAGAGGGCCTGGCTTTGGAGCCTGGCGTCGGATACGGAGCGGGCGAGCTCGAGGGCCTCCTCCAAGGCCACGATGGCGGGCGCGTAGTCGGCCATTTTCTCGTGGACGATCCCAATAAGGATGATCAGCTCTGCCCGCTCGGCAATACCCTCGGAGCCCAAGGGGATCGAGGATAGGGCCCAATGCAGGAAGCTCAGGGCCTCGGGGTAAGCGCAAAGCCGCAGGGCCTGGGTTCCCGCCTTGACCAGATAGTCCCTGGCCTTGCGGGTGAGGGCGGCGTCGTCACCGCCTTCGGCGGCGTGCATCCAGTGATGGGCCAGGAGGGGGTAGGCTGCCTCGAGGTTGGAGGTGTAGAACTGCTCGTACCACTCGGCCAGGATGCGATGGATCTGCCGCCGCTGGGCAAACAGCAGGCTGTGGTAGGTCACCTCGTAGGTGATGGCGTGCTTGAAGGCGTACAGCGGCTCGGGGGCAGGGGCTTCGAGCATAATCAGGCTGCGGCGGATGAGTTCTTGCAGATGCTGGTGCAGGAGCGCTTCATTCAGGGTGCCGAGCCGCATCACACTGTCGCGCAGGGGAAGGTAGGGGTAGTTGCGCCCGATCACCGAGGCGACCTTGAGGGTGAGCTGACGATCGGGCAGCAGCCGGTCGATGCGCGAGAGAACCAGGCCTTGTAGGGTGTCGGGTAACAGCGAGCGGGTCTGGAAGAGCTCCGGGCTGACCACCAGTTGGGGATCGACCTTGATCAAGCCCTGCTCGCGCAGGGCGTAGGTGAGTTCTTCGGCAAAGAAGGGGTTTCCTCCCGAGCGCTCGTGTACGAAGCGGGCCACTTTGGGCGGCAGTTGCTCCACCGGCAGGCCCAGTCGGTCCGCTATCAGGGCAGCGGTTTCCTCCACATCGAGTGCGCCGACCTCGAGGGTCTGGCTTCCCGGCATGTTGCGCAAAGCAGTCGCCGCGTGCGCACCCAGGCTCTGTTCGCCGATGGGGCGGGTGACGACGACCAGCAACAGGGGTTCACCCGCGCCCAGCAGGGCTCTGGCCACCTTCACCGCCAGGTCCCAGGAGAGGCTATCGAGCCAGTAGGCATCCTCCAGGATCACGGTCAGCGGGCGCTCCTGGGCCCAGGAGCGCAAGAGCTGGATCAGCAGATTCACCAAGCTCTCCTGCCGCAGCGCCGGGTCGAGGGCGGCGGTGAGGGGAGTATCGGGCAGGCCGAGGTTGAGCAGGTCGTTCAAAAGCGGCAGGCGCTGGGCCAGCTTGGGGGCGACTTCCTGCACCACCCGCCTGACCTGCTCCTGTCGCTCGAGGGCATCGCCAAGGCCCTCGAGGGCAAAGTAGGAAGCGAAGATGTCGCGCCAGGCGCGGTAGGGGGTTTGCTGCTCGATGCTGTGACCCGCGCCAAGGAGCCCGCTAAGCCCCAGTTCACGCAGGTGGCGGATGAGCTCCTGCACCAAGCGGCTCTTGCCGATGCCCGCCTCGCCTTCGATGAACAAGACTCGGCCCTGCCCTGCTTTGAGGGCCTCGAGGGCAGTCCGCAAGCGGGCCACAACCTCCTTGCGGCCTACCAGGGCTTTTCCAGCAGTGGGTGCCGCCTTGGTTCCGGCAGTCTGCCCGGTAGGGGTGTACACCCGAACCTTGCCGGCCTTGCCCTTGACCCGCACCGAGGGGAGGGCCTCGAAAGCCCAGCGCCGCTGAGCCTGCTGGTACACCTCCTCGTCGCAGAGGATCTGACCGGGCATAGCCTGCTGCATCAGCCGCGCGGCCAGATTGGTCTTGTCCCCCAACGCCCCGTAGGTGCGGCGCAGGGCGCTGCCGTAAGCCCCGGT
This genomic stretch from Meiothermus sp. harbors:
- a CDS encoding tetratricopeptide repeat protein, giving the protein MEALSVYLPMDRQQALIQGRSLPDRSRGAALSVDISGFTSLTEKLAQTLGPQRGAEELTHRLNAIYDALIAEVHRYGGSVIGFSGDAFTSWFDQDTGLRAVAAAVAMQEAMPAVATVPLGGDTAVLAIRAAVATGLIRRFVLGDPHIQRIDAVAGRTLDLLAAADHLAEPGEVVVAEGAEGLDEGIRVSSWRSDPLGGLKVALVSGLSQPIPPSPWAALPPEALSEAELRPWILPAVYERLRSGQGQFMADLRPVTALFLAFEGVNYDDDDDAGILLDAYIRRVQATIARYEGSLIQLTFGDKGSYLYAAFGAPVAHDDDATNAVTAALELLKPPANLSFVHSIRIGLTQGQMYTGAYGSALRRTYGALGDKTNLAARLMQQAMPGQILCDEEVYQQAQRRWAFEALPSVRVKGKAGKVRVYTPTGQTAGTKAAPTAGKALVGRKEVVARLRTALEALKAGQGRVLFIEGEAGIGKSRLVQELIRHLRELGLSGLLGAGHSIEQQTPYRAWRDIFASYFALEGLGDALERQEQVRRVVQEVAPKLAQRLPLLNDLLNLGLPDTPLTAALDPALRQESLVNLLIQLLRSWAQERPLTVILEDAYWLDSLSWDLAVKVARALLGAGEPLLLVVVTRPIGEQSLGAHAATALRNMPGSQTLEVGALDVEETAALIADRLGLPVEQLPPKVARFVHERSGGNPFFAEELTYALREQGLIKVDPQLVVSPELFQTRSLLPDTLQGLVLSRIDRLLPDRQLTLKVASVIGRNYPYLPLRDSVMRLGTLNEALLHQHLQELIRRSLIMLEAPAPEPLYAFKHAITYEVTYHSLLFAQRRQIHRILAEWYEQFYTSNLEAAYPLLAHHWMHAAEGGDDAALTRKARDYLVKAGTQALRLCAYPEALSFLHWALSSIPLGSEGIAERAELIILIGIVHEKMADYAPAIVALEEALELARSVSDARLQSQALSELSWIAVRKGEYVQAEQLGEQALELATQVGDKLANAKAGYRLGIVAFYQGDYPLAARRFEESLAMSQELGDRYGVAGSLNTLGLVALYQGSYTEATRCFEEALTIGRELGNRDAIGKFLGNLGLVAEKQGNYPLAIQRYEESLSILREIGARHAALLNVLNLGDVATAQGDDAKAEQYYHEALAEALSLSALPIALGTLRGMAKVLARNGLHLRAAELLGLALSHPASDVEMRQQAEPVLSDLRMTLSPEQLEASMARGKGMTLEGVLRQWTHEREGSVPHAQVKGRA